In Saccharicrinis fermentans DSM 9555 = JCM 21142, a genomic segment contains:
- a CDS encoding putative signal transducing protein, producing MKDWQILTSFVYPHEANMVKTYLDSEGIETIVKDEMTVQVNNFYSNAIGGVKLLVRTLDYEKGIETLEKGGYIGDAHKTKNRVETLFYEVKSDKKKCPYCRSENIGKRRNPDYLVLVVYLLLGAIFPIFRNSYKCFDCSKEWKFKRKK from the coding sequence ATGAAAGACTGGCAGATTCTAACAAGTTTTGTATATCCACATGAAGCTAATATGGTAAAAACATATTTGGACTCAGAAGGAATCGAAACTATTGTGAAAGATGAAATGACCGTTCAAGTAAATAATTTCTATTCGAATGCAATTGGAGGAGTGAAGTTGTTGGTTAGAACCTTAGATTATGAAAAGGGAATAGAAACCTTGGAAAAAGGTGGTTACATAGGAGATGCGCATAAAACAAAGAACCGAGTAGAAACTTTGTTTTATGAAGTGAAATCAGACAAAAAGAAATGTCCTTATTGTCGCTCTGAGAATATAGGAAAAAGAAGGAATCCTGATTATCTTGTTTTGGTTGTGTATCTTTTACTTGGAGCTATTTTTCCGATTTTCAGAAATTCTTATAAGTGTTTTGACTGTTCGAAAGAATGGAAATTCAAAAGGAAAAAATAA